One genomic region from Cryptococcus deuterogattii R265 chromosome 7, complete sequence encodes:
- a CDS encoding gamma-glutamyltransferase has product MAPIDYSRLHPSHEPRFSHFPSRRSTIFSTKGAVATSQPLAAQAGLEILNKGGNAADAAVATAAALNVCEPSMTGIGGDIFCLFYDAASKTVKGVNGSGRSPKALTLEYLRSQGITGDAIPLTNLNAVTVPGAAAGWLKTIEVFGSGKLSMRQILEPAIRLAREGVPQHELNSNQWQTAEQLIKEASPNWKEMMMPDGNPPQPSHVMTHDTLADTLEAVAEHGHDGFYKGRIAEAIVDLVKSGGAVMTLEDLAECTADVIQPISYTFKSHHSPNHEEPSDPGLTLWECPPNGQGITALIALGIIEAVEEVHGIDVLEIDHNGKLYLHILIESLRLAFADTRYYVTDPDVEHVPVEELLSKDYLRKRASLIDLNKASIIEHGMPVQSSDTVYLATADREGNSCSFIASNYAGFGTGAIPKGCGFTLQNRGTGFTLIEGHPNCVKGGKRPYHTIIPGMVTHGDDLMMSFGVMGGFMQPQGHIQVLLNKLRGFSNQSTLDAPRFCISAGLPDNGVKNAEQGAGDIDSEIWFEDGIDPKVIEELRAMGHQCEIAEGYERKIAGKGQIIQRVVDPNGRRVWACGSDLRGDGCAVGQI; this is encoded by the exons ATGGCCCCCATAGATTactctcgtcttcatccatctcacGAACCCAGGTTCTCACACTTCCCCTCGAGACGTTCAACGATCTTCTCGACCAAGGGTGCTGTCGCGACATCTCAGCCTTTGGCAGCTCAGGCCGGCCTGGAGATCTTGAACAAAGGTGGTAATGCAG CCGATGCTGCTGTCGCTACCGCAGCTGCTCTCAATGTGTGTGAACCGTCAATGACTG GTATCGGTGGAG ATATCTTCTGTCTTTTCTATGACGCCGCAAGCAAGACGGTTAAGGGCGTTAACGGCTCAGGTCGTTCTCCTAAGGCTCTCACATTGGAATACCTTCGTTCACAGGGCATAACCGGCGATGCC ATTCCTTTGACTAATCTCAATGCTGTCACAGTCCCCGGTGCGGCCGCCGGATGGCTTAAGACGATTGAGGTATTTGGCTCTGGCAAACTATCTATGAGGCAGATTCTGGAACCTGCCATCAGGCTTGCAAGAGAAGGTGTGCCACAACATGAGCTGAACAGTAATCAA TGGCAGACTGCCGAGCAGCTTATCAAGGAAGCTTCCCCCAACTGGAAAGA aatgatgatgccaGACGGC AATCCTCCCCAACCATCACATGTCATGACACATGATACTTTGGCAGATACTCTTGAAGCAGTTGCTGAGCATGGCCATGATGGTTTTTACAAAGGGCGGATTGCTGAAG CCATCGTGGATCTTGTCAAAAGCGGTGGAGCAGTCATGACCTTAGAGGACCTCGCCGAGTGTACTGCGGACGTTATACAACCCATCTCATACACTTTCAAATCTCACCATTCCCCCAATCATGAAGAACCTAGTGACCCTGGGCTTACCCTGTGGGAATGCCCGCCCAATGGACAGGGCATCACTGCACTCATAGCTTTGGGCATTATCGAGGCTGTCGAAGAAGTACATGGTATTGACGTATTGGAGATTGACCATAACGGAAAGTTGTATCTGCATATCTTAATAGAATCCTTAAGGCTGGCGTTCGCTGATA CCCGATATTATGTCACTGATCCGGACGTCGAGCACGTGCCCGTGGAGGAACTTTTATCTAAAGATTATCTTCGGAAGCGTGCATCTCTCATTGACCTCAATAAAGCCTCGATCATCGAACATGGTATGCCCGTTCAGTCATCAGACACCGTCTACCTCGCCACGGCGGATCGAGAAGGAAACAGTTGTAGCTTTATTGCTTCCAACTATGCCG GGTTTGGAACAGGAGCTATTCCGAAGGGTTGCGGCTTCACTCTTCAGAATCGAGGGACTGGATTCACCCTGATCGAAGGGCATCCCAACTGTGTCAAAGGGGGGAAGAGGCCATATCATACTATCATCCCTGGTATGGTTACCCATGGTGATGACCTTATGATGTCTTTCGGTGTCATGGGAGG GTTCATGCAACCTCAAGGCCACATTCAGgttcttctcaacaagcttCGAGGCTTCTCTAACCAATCTACCCTGGACGCACCTCGTTTTTGTATATCGGCAGGACTTCCTGATAACGGCGTGAAAAACGCTGAACAAGGTGCTGGTGATATCGATAGCGAGATTTGGTTCGAGGATGGTATCGACCCAAAAGTCATTGAGGAATTAAGGG CGATGGGTCATCAGTGCGAAATTGCAGAAGGTTACGAGCGAAAGATTGCAGGTAAGGGGCAGATTATCCAACGGGTGGTGGACCCCaacggaagaagggtatggGCCTGTGGATCAGATCTAAGGGGAGACGGTTGTGCTGTCGGGCAGATTTAA
- a CDS encoding periodic tryptophan protein 2 — MKSNFVFQNLCGTVYRQGNVVFTPDGNSVLSPVGNRVSVFDLVNNKSRTLPFENRKNIASIALSPDGSVLISIDEDGRALFVHFRKGTILHHISFKRKVHHVSFSPDGKYIAITHGHMVQIWNTPSHLVREFAPFTLHREYTGHHDEVVSVCWSKTSRYFITTSRDMTARLYTINPLEGFQPKQFAGHRDVVLGAFFSQDEKTIYTVSRDGAVFVWKAKKGVSEEDSDIEMDILDAPTTSTSAANLALEHAVAYTRWGVHARYFFNQPGTKVICATFHPKTSLLIVGFSSGVFGLWEMPEFTPVHTLSISNEKISSVAVSASGEWLAFGAAKLGQLLVWEWQSESYVLKQQGHYYDMNTLAFSPDGQNIATGGEDGKVKLWNASSGFCFVTFPEHTAAISTVEFAKQGQVLFSASLDGTVRAYDLIRYRNFRTFTSPTPVQFSALAVDPSGDVVCAGSQDSFEIYMWSVQTGKLLDILTGHTAPISGLAFSPTGNQLASSSWDRSIRLWSVFGRSRTTEPIELSGEATALAFRPDGIEICASTLNGELTFIDVEEGQIKSVIEGRRDISGGRKMDDRLTAANNAASKYFNSVIYTADGACVLAGGSSKYVVLYDRAEGVMVKKFQISENLSLDGTQEMLDSRKMTEAGTVDSFDRQGEEEDLEDRLDSTLPGASKGDLSKRRYRREARTNCVRFSATGRSWAAASTEGLLIYSLDESTTFDPFDLSLDLTPESVLQTVANGDHLIALIMALRLSEKPLIQRVYESIPPSSIRLIARQLPGVYVTQFMKFVSDHIENTPHVEFDLVWTAAMLTSHGKFLRERKGEMAATLRGLVRGLMGLEMSVAKISDENTFSLNYILSQTGKADQIEFEEGEGDAFILDIDGA; from the exons ATGAAGTCCAACTTCGTCTTTCAAAATCTCTGCGGTACCGTTTACAGGCAGGGAAACGTTGTCTTTACACCCGATGGGAACTCTGTGTTAAGTCCAGTTGGGAACAGGGTGTCTGTGTTTGACTTGGTGAA TAACAAGTCAAGGACGTTGCCTTTTGAGAACAGGAAAAATATTGCCTCCATTGCTCTTTCTCCAGATGGCAGTGTACTAATCTCCATCGACGAAG ATGGACGAGCGCTGTTTGTTCACTTTCGCAAGGGCAcaattcttcatcacatTTCCTTCAAGCGCAAAGTTCACCACGTTTCATTCTCTCCCGACGGCAAATACATTGCAATAACACATGGTCACATGGTGCAAATATGGAACACTCCTAGCCACTTGGTCCGAGAGTTTGCGCCTTTTACTCTCCACAGGGAGTATACTGGTCATCACGACGAAGTTGTCAGTGTCTGCTGGTCCAAAACTTCAAG GTATTTTATCACTACCTCAAGAGATATGACTGCGAGGCTATACACCATTAACCCACTTGAAGGTTTCCAGCCCAAGCAGTTTGCGGGACATAGGGATGTTGTATTAGGagcttttttttctcaagatGAGAAGACT ATTTACACCGTTTCTCGAGACGGTGCGGTGTTCGTATGgaaagcaaagaagggCGTCTCGGAGGAGGACTCCGATATTGAGATGGACATTCTTGACGCTCCGACCACTTCCACCTCCGCCGCCAACCTTGCTCTCGAGCATGCCGTCGCATACACTCGATGGGGTGTTCACGCTCGCTACTTCTTCAACCAGCCCGGTACAAAAGTTATTTGCGCTACTTTCCACCCCAAAacttccctcctcatcgtcggCTTTTCCTCTGGTGTCTTTGGCTTGTGGGAGATGCCCGAATTCACCCCAGTACATACGTTGTCGATCTCCAATGAGAAGATATCTAGTGTAGCAGTCTCTGCGTCGGGAGAGTGGTTAGCGTTTGGAGCGGCTAAGCTAGGACAGTTGTTGGTTTGGGAATGGCAGAGTGAGAGTTACGTTCTCAAACAGCAAGGTCATTACTACGACATGAACACCTTGGCGTTTAGTCCTGATGGGCAGAACATTGCCACTGGGGGTGAAGATGGTAAGGTCAAGTTGTGGAATGCTTCAAGCGGCTTTTGCTTTGTGACCTTCCCCGAACACACTGCCGCTATCTCCACTGTTGAGTTTGCTAAGCAGGGACAAGTTTTATTCTCAGCATCCCTTGACGGTACTGTCCGCGCATACGACCTCATTCGATACCGTAACTTCCGGACATTCACTTCCCCCACTCCCGTCCAGTTCTCTGCCCTCGCTGTCGATCCATCAGGCGATGTGGTCTGTGCTGGATCCCAAGATTCCTTCGAGATCTACATGTGGTCCGTTCAAACCGGTAAACTGCTTGACATCCTCACTGGCCACACCGCTCCCATATCAGGCctcgccttctctcccacCGGTAATCAGttggcatcttcctcttgggATCGTTCTATCCGTTTATGGTCTGTCTTTGGGCGATCAAGAACCACCGAACCGATTGAGCTTTCGGGCGAAGCGACGGCTTTGGCGTTCAGGCCTGACGGAATTGAGATCTGCGCTTCTACTCTGAACGGGGAATTGACCTTTATcgatgtggaagagggtCAGATCAAATCTGTCATTGAAGGTCGAAGAGATATATCTggagggagaaagatggacgACCGCCTTACTGCTGCCAATAACGCCGCAAGCAAGTATTTCAACAGTGTTATCTACACTGCCGACGGTGCTTGTGTTTTGGCTGGTGGAAGCAGCAAGTATGTTGTTTTATACGATCGGGCGGAAGGCgtgatggtgaagaagttcCAGATTAGCGAAAATCTCAGCTTGGACGGTACGCAGGAGATGTTGGACTCGAGGAAAATGACGGAAGCAGGAACCGTGGACTCATTTGACAGACaaggcgaggaggaggatttggaagatAGGCTGGACTCAACGTTGCCCGGTGCCAGCAAGGGTGATCTTTCTAAGAGACGGTATAGGCGGGAGGCCAGAACCAATTGTGTACGGTTTTCTGCCACTGGTCGGAGTTGGGCAGCGGCGAGCACAGAAGGCCTTTTGATATATTCTCTCGATGAGAGCACCACTTTCGACCCCTTTGACCTCTCGCTTGATCTGACACCCGAATCAGTCTTGCAGACCGTCGCCAATGGCGACCACCTTATCGCTCTTATTATGGCTCTTCGACTTTCAGAAAAGCCTCTTATCCAAAGAGTATATGAATCCATACCTCCCTCATCAATCCGACTAATAGCCCGTCAGTTACCTGGCGTGTACGTTACCCAGTTTATGAAATTCGTCAGCGACCATATCGAGAATACTCCGCACGTGGAGTTTGATTTGGTGTGGACAGCTGCCATGTTGACTAGTCATGGGAAGTTCTtaagggagaggaagggagagatggcCGCAACTTTGAGAGGTTTGGTAAGAGGGTTGATGGGTTTAGAGATGAGCGTTGCCAAAAT ATCTGATGAGAACACATTTTCTCTCAATTACATCCTTTCTCAAACAGGCAAGGCTGATCAGATcgaatttgaagaaggcgaaggagaTGCGTTCATTTTGGACATCGATGGCGCCTAG
- a CDS encoding transcription factor iiia: protein MALVLQLSPPGDLMIFEDFHPQHQREPVAERKYDWPSRTEKRYKCAYEGCDRAYTKPSRLAEHEMTHRNERPFVCSLCPRTYYREDHLKAHARTHSDVKIKPFPCAREGCKKSFWTASKLRRHEEVHDKDGAYPCDKCDAAFNKHHLLREHVAATHMPPGTKPFICTHEGCTASFATKAHLRNHEKTHDERRYVCSHHDHGEDFPTFPKWTELQKHISTEHAPTCPHHECNGRIFKNNQRLRDHLRVHADQQADKAALADRHEEELPQLLLEGLGKSRKKRKSFAQREAEDNGPRKLRKIINGEVGKDWACQHEGCNKKFKSRYALETHIKVVHQNIREHVCPHEGCGKAYAYKINLNQHLAKHNLYAESSKSASTSESGMLTGMVKEMRRFVCPAWALGVFPENGDIVVPPRCPEPLTEDADGNEQFQSIVRCRASAPESTTTANIPAILIKSNPEEVTGKRCILRFWRVYDVRRHLKSEHRVDLDDMQVRRLLLSTGQTGE, encoded by the exons ATGGCGCTCGTCCTGCAGCTGTCACCACCGGGTGACCTTATGATATTTGAGGATTTCCACCCTCAACATCAACGCGAGCCCGTGGCGGAGAGAAAATATGACTGGCCAAGTCGGACGGAAAAGAGATACAAATGTGCCTATGAAGGATGTGATAGAGCTTACACCAAACCATCGAGACTCGCTGAGCATGAAATGACCCATAGAAATGAG CGACCTTTCGTCTGTTCACTATGCCCTCGAACATATTACCGAGAAGACCATCTCAAAGCCCATGCGCGCACTCATTCAGATGTAAAGATTAAGCCCTTCCCATGCGCTCGGGAAGGCTGCAAGAAGTCTTTCTGGACGGCATCAAAACTTCGTCGACATGAGGAGGTTCATGATAAGGACGGCGCTTATCCT TGTGACAAGTGTGATGCTGCGTTCAAcaaacatcatcttcttcgagaACATGTAGCTGCAACCCATATGCCTCCCGGTACCAAACCTTTCATTTGTACTCATGAAGGCTGCactgcttcttttgcaaCGAAGGCTCATCTTAGGAACCACGAGAAGACCCACGACG AAAGACGATATGTCTGTTCTCACCATGATCATGGAGAGGATTTCCCTACATTTCCGAAGTGGACGGAACTTCAAAAGCACATATCTACCGAACACGCGCCCACATGCCCTCATCATGAATGCAACGGTCGGATCTTCAAAAACAATCAACGCCTCAGAGACCATTTGCGTGTACACGCGGACCAACAGGCCGACAAAGCTGCGCTTGCCGACCGACACGAGGAAGAATTGCCGCAGCTGTTGTTGGAAGGATTGGGCAAaagcagaaagaagaggaaatcTTTTGCGCAACGGGAGGCAGAGGACAACGGACCTAGGAAGCTGAGGAAGATCATCAATGGCGAGGTGGGAAAAGACTGGGCTTGTCAGCATGAGGGTTGTAACAAAAAATTCAAATCC CGGTATGCTTTAGAGACTCACATCAAAGTTGTCCACCAAAACATCCGTGAACACGTTTGCCCTCATGAAGGATGTGGCAAAGCGTATGCCTACAAAATTAACCTGAATCAACATCTCGCCAAACATAACCTATACGCGGAATCTTCAAAAAGCGCGTCGACATCTGAGAGCGGGATGTTGACCGGGATGGTCAAAGAAATGAGGAGATTTGTGTGTCCTGCTTGGGCACTAGGCGTCTTTCCAGAGAACGGGGATATCGTAGTTCCTCCACGGTGTCCTGAACCTCTTACTGAGGACGCGGACGGTAACGAACAATTTCAATCTATTGTTAGATGCAGAGCATCTGCCCCGGAGTCAACAACGACCGCTAACATTCCAGCAATCCTAATAAAGTCGAACCCCGAAGAGGTGACTGGTAAGAGGTGTATCCTTCGATTCTGGAGAGTGTACGACGTTCGACGACATCTTAAGTCAGAGCACCGTGTCGATCTTGACGATATGCAAGTTAGGAGATTACTGCTCAGCACTGGTCAAACCGGGGAATAG
- a CDS encoding rho family protein: MSTYDNAPIRRPDIKKKLVVVGDGGCGKTCLLTVYAENRFPEEYVPTVFENLMTTVPSPTDPSKIIELALWDTAGQEDFDRLRPLSYNDTDVILIVFACNHRPSLLNVQDKWHPEMAHFCENVPLILVCTKTDLREDQQTLSLMAAQGTTPINASEGERVAREIGARRYMECSAKAGKGVGEVFDAAIRESMKKGGLKKMKGKKCLVL; the protein is encoded by the exons ATGTCT ACGTACGACAATGCTCCCATAAGACGGCCAGATATTAAAAAGAAACTCGTGGTGGTTGGCGATGGCG GCTGTGGGAAAACCTGTCTGTTAACGGTCTACGCCGAGAATCGTTTTCCTGAAGAATACGTCCCAACCGTATTCGAGAATCTCATGACCACCGTCCCATCGCCTACCGACCCTTCCAAAATTATCGAACTCGCTCTCTGGGATACAGCCGGACAGGAAGACTTTGACAGGTTGCGACCATTAAGTTATAATGACACAGATGTGATCCTAATAGTATTCGCCTGCAACCATCGTCCAAGCCTGTTGAACGTGCAAGATAAG TGGCACCCAGAAATGGCCCACTTCTGTGAAAATGTCCCTCTCATCTTGGTTTGCACTAAAACCGATCTCCGCGAAGACCAACAAACGCTCTCCCTTATGGCTGCTCAAGGCACAACACCAATCAATGCTTCAGAAGGCGAACGAGTGGCAAGGGAGATTGGGGCCAGACGGTATATGGAGTGTTCAGCAAAGGCGGGGAAGGGCGTAGGAGAGGTGTTTGACGCTGCTATCAGAGAAagcatgaagaagggaggtttaaagaagatgaagggcaagaagtGCCTGGTTCTGTAG
- a CDS encoding NAD-dependent histone deacetylase SIR2: protein MKAEMESDYKATDLESKFSEPRNEEPGESYSDVGTAGPDDSEASFLPKSIVFLLGAGISTSAGIPDFRSPSTGLYNNLQALKLPFPEAVFELGFFQRRPEPFWTLAKEIYPGRHFPTPTHYLLQLFNQHNLLKRVFTQNIDTLETLAGLPPHLIVEAHGSFATAHCLKCRREVDREEVLKAGVRKGEVVRCNATVKAVGKGKKCGGLVKPDIVFFGEGLPDRFFKFVPELRKCDLLIVIGTSLQVQPFASLVDHVPSTCPRLLINREAVGPFSDLKDTFSSLPPSISKLLNGSSRPSRDIFYEGDADVGAWKLAEELGWKGELEEMVKKGREDLQREWRKQEGDLAGEGTKEAEKTADKVAKAVKKEIEEEEELEEAVRKVLKL, encoded by the exons ATGAAAGCCGAAAT GGAGAGTGATTACAAAGCTACTGATCTGGAATCCAAGTTTTCAGAGCCCCGAAACGAAGAACCAGGAGAATCATATAGCGATGTTGGGACTGCTGGTCCTGATGATTCAGAGGCAAGCTTTTTAC CAAAGAGTATTGTTTTCCTTCTAGGAGCTGGtatctccacctctgccgGTATCCCTGATTTCCGTTCTCCCTCGACCGGTCTCTACAATAACCTGCAAGCATTGAAGCTGCCATTTCCAGAGGCGGTGTTTGAGCTGGGGTTTTTCCAAAGGCGACCTGAACCGTTTTGGACGCTGGCAAAAGAGATATATCCTGGAAGACATTTC CCTACACCTACGCATTACCTCCTACAGCTGTTCAATCAGCACAACCTTTTAAAGCGTGTGTTCACCCAAAACATCGATACCCTTGAGACTCTTGCTGGATTGCCTCCTCACCTCATCGTTGAAGCCCATGGCTCTTTCGCCACCGCGCACTGTCTCAAGTGTCGACGGGAAGTCGATAGAGAGGAGGTTCTTAAAGCCGGTgtgagaaaaggagaggttGTTCGATGTAATGCGACTGTCAAGGCAGtggggaaagggaaaaaatgCGGCGGTTTAGTGAAGCCCGATATTGTGTTCTTTGGAGAGGGTCTGCCAGATAGGTTCTTCAAGTTTGTGCCA GAGCTGCGAAAATGCGATTTATTAATTGTGATTGGTACATCGCTCCAAGTACAACCCTTCGCCTCTCTCGTGGACCATGTTCCTTCCACATGTCCTCGTTTACTCATTAACCGCGAAGCTGTAGGGCCGTTTTCCGATCTGAAGGATACATTCTCCTCACTCCCTCCCAGTATCTCAAAACTCCTTAACGGCTCGAGCCGTCCATCGAGAGACATATTTTACGAAGGTGATGCTGATGTTGGTGCTTGGAAGCTAGCGGAGGAACTGGGTTGGAAAGGTGaactggaagagatggtgaagaaagggagggaagattTACAGAGGGAATggaggaagcaagaagggGATCTGGCTGGGGAAGGGACGaaggaggctgagaagaCGGCGGATAAGGTGGCGAAAGCtgtgaagaaagagattgaagaagaagaagagcttgaagaagccgtCAGGAAGGTACTCAAGctgtag
- a CDS encoding 40S ribosomal protein S23, producing MGSNKPRGLQAARKLRTSRRENRWADKNYKKRALGKFYKTSPTGGSSHAKGIVLEKVGVEAKQPNSAIRKCVRVQLIKNGKKVTAFVPNDGCLNFTDENDEVLISGFGRRGKAKGDIPGVRFKVVKVAGVGLLALWKEKKEKPRS from the exons ATGGGTAGCAACAAGCCTAGGGGTCTGCAGGCCGCTCGAAAGCTCCGTACTTCTCGAAGGGAGAACCGATGGGCCGACAAGAACTACAAGAAGCGAGCTCTCGGCAAGTTCTACAAGACCTCCCCCACCGGTGGTTCTTCCCACGCCAAGGGTATCGttttggagaag GTCGGTGTTGAGGCCAAGCAGCCCAACTCTGCTATCCGAAAGTGTGTTCGAGTTCAGCTCATCAAGAACGGCAAGAAGGTTACCGCTTTCGTCCCCAACGACGGTTGTTTGAACTTC ACCGACGAGAACGACGAGGTCCTCATCTCCGGTTTCGGTCGACGAGGAAAGGCTAAGGGTGATATTCCTGGTGTCCGATTCAAGGTCGTCAAGGTTGCTGGTGTCGgtcttcttgctctctggaaggagaagaa GGAGAAGCCTAGGTCGTAA
- a CDS encoding UDP-glucose, with protein MELPPPYEAQTGPSTSASGNTYVAVPTDADGNAFISCGSGLQVRSSLTTYGDVNIWIDVQEKLGDLPAAVAPKVKEYALDPQGTVPPLNIVMFAIGDEDDLRPFISLAIELIVAYSHRIRIATQEIYEGSLIAEAKKHLSRRTGKDHRDGLHDKLEIYPLFAPSDGNPSTWTEDQSALEPTLKSLYRSTFDASVTHTDLPFAADLIITAPNVPCHVSIAELLGLPIHILSTIPYSPTATLQHPRVIVQQSNTNPSLTNYLSYPIYENQVWHSLGRAINEFRAASLGLPVLSEMNGPGVLDRLKIPFTYCWSPSVLKKPEDWRDHIDVTGFIFDHNEQIDFHPPEELLCFLKSGKEPVYVKLDLSNSDATEIINFFITAFLKTHNRAILDIKGMQMKNGENPDIFVVSEMAPVPYQWLLSERRISAICHGDRASLNLAAMRAGIPAIIVTTERPLSFWGRRMHQTGIAARPISSDVLSYEEISYALEEALSPTVQTAAREYGSQLSLENGTKETAETIHKHLPLLNMRCDIIPSRVAIWYSPEYNLRLSGIAAGVLVDEGKLSFKALEPNRPVEYPVNIADSDPIIGGAQAFFLALTASVLNVLQMFNPSVPQREVDISAQQPIIISQVQNPLGGWTWSYEQATRQRIPITDFRSGLKEARDEITAGVKDGMKALVMEPMHGLKEGGPIGGVFGLVRGGVSLVTRPLGSGISAVRYGAEGAIREVDGRTTTLFKLDRSSPAESLRPSRKAASIEELKQVVLEDRKRILEEFKHAKSDEATKSRKVRHEAIMLGRMPERAMGGIELSGYTSTLSNEVSRSNKKWWKGKGKEKEKASDMTLRSEQSLRSSPGLTSVSSSVKEFWPSEKK; from the exons ATGGAACTGCCACCACCATACGAGGCTCAGACCGGGCCATCAACCTCGGCTTCGGGCAACACTTACGTAGCAGTTCCCACTGACGCCG ATGGCAATGCATTCATTAGCTGTGGATCAGGTCTCCAAGTccgctcttctttgacGACGTATGGAGACGTCAATATCTGGATCGATGTCCAGGAGAAGCTCGGTGATTTACCTGCTGCCGTTGCTCCAAAAGTTAAAGAATATGCTTTGGATCCTCAAGGAACTGTGCCACCATTGAACATCGTGATGTTTGCAATCGGTGACGAAG ATGATCTTCGCCCATTCATATCCCTTGCCATCGAACTCATTGTCGCTTATTCTCATCGAATCCGCATTGCCACACAGGAAATTTATGAAGGCAGCCTCATTGCCGAGGCTAAAAAGCATCTTTCTCGGAGGACAGGTAAAGATCACCGAGATGGGCTGCATGACAAACTGGAAATATATCCTCTCTTCGCACCATCAGATGGAAACCCGTCTACTTGGACAGAAG ATCAAAGCGCTTTGGAACCCACATTGAAGTCACTATATCGTTCGACCTTTGACGCCTCTGTTACTCATACAGATCTACCTTTTGCCGCTGATCTGATCATTACGGCACCCAATGTTCCCTGCCATGTATCCATCGCCGAGCTTCTTGGTCTGCCTATACATATTCTCTCCA CCATCCCGTATTCACCTACTGCCACTCTTCAACATCCCAGAGTTATCGTCCAACAATCCAACACCAACCCCTCACTTACTAACTACCTCAGCTATCCCATCTATGAGAATCA AGTTTGGCATTCGCTTGGAAGAGCCATCAACGAGTTTCGCGCGGCCAGCCTGGGCCTACCAGTTCTCAGCGAGATGAATGGGCCAGGTGTTCTGGACAGATTGAAAATACCTTTCACCTATTGTTGGAGTCCCTCTGTGCTGAAAAAACCGGAGGACTGGAGAGACCATATTG ACGTGACTGGTTTCATATTTGACCACAACGAGCAAATAGATTTTCACCCCCCTGAAGAGCTTTTGTGCTTCCTCAAAAGTGGAAAGGAACCTGTATATGTCAA GCTTGACCTATCAAATTCAGACGCCACAGAGATCATAA ACTTCTTTATTACAGCTTTCTTAAAAACTCACAATAGGGCCATTTTGGATATAAAGGGCAtgcagatgaagaatggTGAAAACCCTGATATCTTCGTTGTGTCTG AGATGGCACCTGTTCCATACCAATGGCTTCTGTCAGAGAGGAGAATTTCAGCAATCTGTCACGGAGATA GGGCTTCACTTAACCTGGCTGCCATGAGAGCTGGTATACCAGCCATCATTGTGACAACTGAACGTCCTCTAAG CTTCTGGGGCAGACGAATGCATCAAACCGGCATTGCTGCTCGTCCCATCTCGTCGGACGTCCTTAGTTACGAAGAGATTTCGTatgctttggaagaggctTTGTCTCCAACGGTTCAGACTGCCGCCAGAGAATATGGGTCGCAGTTATCGCTTGAGAATGGTACAAAAGAGACCGCAGAGACGATCCATAAGCACCTTCCTTTGCTTAACATGAG ATGCGATATCATACCTTCTAGAGTTGCTATTTGGTACTCACCTGAGTACAACCTTCGTCTTTCCGGGATTGCCGCTGGAGTGTTAGTTGACGAGGGAAAGTTGTCTTTCAAAGCGCTGGAGCCAAATC GACCAGTGGAATATCCTGTGAATATCGCTGACTCGGATCCCATCATTGGAGGCGCCCAAGCGTTCTTTCTCGCTTTGACAGCGTCTGTGTTGAATGTGCTGCAAATGTTCAACCCATCC GTCCCTCAAAGAGAAGTCGACATCTCAGCGCAGCAGCCAATCATCATTTCCCAAGTCCAGAACCCTTTGGGCGGTTGGACATGGTCATACGAGCAAGCTACGCGTCAGAGAATTCCCATTACCGACTTTAGATCTGGGTTgaaggaagcaagagatGAAATTACCGCTGGTGTGAAGGATGGCATGAAAGCCTTGGTTATGGAGCCTATGCATggtttgaaggaagga GGTCCAATTGGTGGAGTCTTTGGACTGGTGAGAGGGG GTGTATCCCTTGTTACAAGGCCTTTGGGTAGTGGTATATCAGCAGTTCGATATGGTGCAGAGGGCGCTATACGCGAGGTAGACGGCCGCACCACAACACTCTTCAAACTCGATCGTTCTTCCCCAGCTGAATCACTCCGTCCTTCACGGAAAGCAGCTAGTATCGAAGAACTCAAGCAGGTAGTCTTAGAAGACAGGAAACGGATTTTGGAAGAGTTCAAGCATGCGAAATCTGATGAAGCGACAAAATcgaggaaggtgaggcATGAGGCTATAATGCTAGGGAGAATGCCGGAGCGTGCGATGGGTGGCATTGAACTTAGCGGATACACCTCAACTTTGAGTAATGAAGTTAGCAGGTCAAATAAGAAGTggtggaagggaaaggggaaggagaaagaaaaggcgtCTGACATGACTCTGAGGTCCGAGCAATCGCTTCGATCAAGTCCTGGCTTGACCTCTGTGAGCTCATCAGTGAAAGAATTTTGGCCCTCCGAGAAGAAATAA